A single region of the Sorghum bicolor cultivar BTx623 chromosome 9, Sorghum_bicolor_NCBIv3, whole genome shotgun sequence genome encodes:
- the LOC110430457 gene encoding uncharacterized protein LOC110430457, translated as MSKGFQVPLGKFYLVDGGYANTPSFLAPYRGVRYHLKEFGSGRRRPQNPMELFNHRHALLRNHVERALGVLKKRFPILKVATFHMLENQVKIPIAAAIIHNLIRLLYGDEEWLDHQPDNIPPSTYVVLPSGDELDDLNVGSVQGNTLRDTIAQEMWVQYQQHLH; from the coding sequence ATGAGCAAGGGCTTCCAAGTACCTCTAGGAAAATTCTATCTAGTTGATGGAGGGTATGCAAATACTCCATCTTTCCTTGCTCCATATAGAGGAGTTCGATACCATTTGAAAGAATTTGGGTCTGGACGTCGGAGGCCGCAGAACCCAATGGAGCTCTTCAACCACCGCCACGCACTGTTGAGGAACCATGTGGAAAGGGCTTTGGGGGTGCTTAAGAAGCGCTTCCCCATTCTGAAAGTTGCCACATTCCATATGTTGGAAAATCAAGTAAAGATACCTATAGCTGCTGCCATCATCCATAATCTGATCCGATTACTTTATGGAGATGAGGAATGGTTAGATCATCAGCCTGATAATATCCCTCCAAGTACCTATGTTGTTTTACCAAGTGGTGATGAATTGGATGACCTAAATGTGGGTTCAGTACAAGGCAACACTTTAAGAGACACCATCGCCCAAGAAATGTGGGTTCAGTACCAACAACATTTACATTAG